A genomic segment from Glycine soja cultivar W05 chromosome 18, ASM419377v2, whole genome shotgun sequence encodes:
- the LOC114394599 gene encoding uncharacterized protein LOC114394599: MAGAQFLNLFNSSSRSSLVKPSRPLLYNPIKNYGQASKGKHSRLMEERAPSTAEEFERVAEEKAKEAQKGVASQSLGKAIDGAEEASIGKSKVESVKNRYKGHE, translated from the exons ATGGCTGGTGCCCAATTCCTGAATCTCTTCAACTCCTCTTCACGATCTTCCTTGGTCAAGCCCTCTAGGCCACTTCTCTACAACCCCATTAAG AATTATGGGCAAGCAAGCAAAGGAAAGCATAGCCGTTTGATGGAAGAGAGGGCACCTTCCACAGCTGAAGAATTTGAGAGGGTTGCCGAGGAGAAGGCCAAGGAAGCTCAAAAGGGGGTGGCAAGTCAGAGTCTTGGCAAGGCAATTGATGGTGCAGAAGAGGCTTCAATAGGTAAGTCAAAGGTTGAATCAGTTAAGAATAGGTACAAAGGGCATGAATGA
- the LOC114396879 gene encoding zinc finger CCCH domain-containing protein 65-like, with the protein MDQENPEKEPKCYEVVHSDCLDPKDPICLKDIQEVQEIIEGVGDKDVDFTTNKMVLDDIEHMMGMEDMSTQANGFDKEQELMNEFEQVMKGTEDLICDSEFIPLNLGLDNTQCDGGEVGLMDYQAEMEEGELSGDLGIDGNSFDVASANALILQQMEVDEVQEPENVTGNMIYPSKIEIQEKWQEGIVCGVEVAISEETIECQKEDKTKLDNASKKNKCGGNKGKKKKANRKKRAEKNKQLGVKRLQLKHVQRPKVVSHCRHYLNGRCHEGDKCQFSHDVVPLTKSKPCTHFARQSCMKGDDCPFDHQLSKYPCTNFVSKGPCYRGDACLFSHQVSTKEDIPTPSNMCRPELSPLLSGNANSSAPLNNNHGSSSVKQNHLTNSAGIHSCTSVEHKVTNTVLKQPTPPKGISFINLAKLSPSLSSLKQGTVTTKESPVQIGTREDQSVFHKTQNKVDIPKKLPTVTPKGINFLSFGKGSVCSFKSVNRDNGIKLPQLFNFGLPEQAKSSLNKDDYNKASDRTKQNAPQTDIFLTEILGKNQSVAEEMKSKLPEKTSVDVFMRDYSHSKSVQEGIKSSDNSQSSKGQKAFLSTLAFAAEHESDIKMKYPIGGLPI; encoded by the exons ATGGATCAAGAAAACCCGGAAAAGGAGCCTAAGTGCTATGAAGTTGTTCATTCTGATTGTTTGGATCCCAAGGATCCTATATGCCTGAAGGATATACAGGAGGTCCAGGAAATCATTGAAGGGGTTGGAGACAAGGATGTGGATTTCACTACCAACAAGATGGTCCTAGATGATATAGAACATATGATGGGAATGGAGGACATGTCTACCCAAGCAAATGGTTTTGATAAGGAGCAGGAGCTAATGAATGAGTTTGAGCAGGTTATGAAAGGAACTGAGGATCTTATTTGTGATAGTGAATTCATCCCCTTGAACTTGGGATTAGATAACACACAGTGTGATGGTGGTGAAGTTGGGTTGATGGATTACCAAGCAGAAATGGAAGAAGGAGAACTCTCTGGAGACTTGGGAATAGATGGCAATTCATTTGATGTGGCTTCTGCAAATGCTTTAATATTACAACAGATGGAAGTAGACGAGGTTCAGGAGCCAGAAAATGTAACTGGAAACATGATATATCCTTCTAAGATTGAGATTCAAGAAAAG TGGCAAGAAGGGATTGTATGCGGAGTTGAAGTAGCAATTTCTGAAGAAACTATTGAATGTCAGAAGGAAGATAAAACAAAG TTGGATAATGCCAGTAAAAAGAATAAGTGTGGTGGgaacaaaggaaaaaagaag AAAGCAAATAGAAAGAAGAGAGCAGAAAAGAACAAACAACTCGGTGTCAAGAGATTGCAGTTAAAGCATGTACAGAGACCAAAAGTTGTCTCACATTGTCGCCATTATCTCAACGGAAGGTGCCATGAG GGTGACAAGTGTCAGTTTTCACATGATGTAGTGCCTCTAACAAAATCCAAG CCATGTACTCACTTTGCTCGTCAGTCTTGCATGAAAGGGGATGATTGCCCATTTGATCACCAGCTTTCAAAATATCCTTGTACCAATTTTGTGTCCAAAGGCCCTTGTTATAGAGGTGATGCTTGCTTGTTTTCGCACCAG GTATCAACCAAAGAAGATATCCCTACACCTTCAAATATGTGCAGACCAGAGTTGTCTCCACTTCTGTCTGGAAATGCAAATTCCAGCGCACCACTTAACAACAATCATGGCTCTAGTTCTGTCAAGCAGAACCACTTAACGAATTCTGCAGGAATTCATTCTTGCACCAGTGTTGAACATAAGGTGACAAACACTGTACTTAAACAGCCTACACCACCTAAAGGAATTAGTTTCATCAATCTTGCAAAATTATCACCCAGCCTTAGTTCACTGAAACAAGGCACAGTAACAACCAAGGAAAGTCCTGTACAAATTGGGACCCGTGAAGATCAAAGTGTGTTTCACAAAACTCAAAACAAGGTGGATATTCCTAAGAAATTGCCAACTGTGACACCTAAGGGAataaactttctttcttttggcaaaggcTCTGTCTGCAGTTTTAAAAGTGTGAATAGGGACAATGGTATCAAATTGCCTCAGTTATTCAATTTTGGTCTACCCGAGCAGGCAAAATCCTCTCTAAATAAAGATGATTACAACAAAGCTAGTGacagaacaaaacaaaatgcaCCGCAGACTGATATATTCTTAACTGAGATTTTAGGAAAAAATCAATCTGTTGCAGAAGAAATGAAATCAAAGCTTCCAGAGAAAACCTCCGTAGATGTTTTTATGAGGGATTACAGCCATAGTAAATCAGTTCAAGAGGGGATAAAGTCATCTGATAATTCTCAAAGTTCAAAGGGACAAAAGGCATTCTTATCAACTCTAGCATTTGCAGCTGAACATGAATCTGACATTAAGATGAAATACCCTATTGGTGGTTTGCCGATATGA